A single genomic interval of uncultured Sphaerochaeta sp. harbors:
- a CDS encoding oligosaccharide flippase family protein: protein MNKTNTSLSKGILSYSISTWVNFFLGFLSTFILTRILAPEVLGSVNLYSSSVTSLLSIVCFGLDSSYLRFYHSPPQGDIKSYLRNSILFCSIVVVIFGGVVFSIDPLWFSEYFLGIKSSLLSVSIFVAVLDQVILRFLNFTYRMRMDSKKYNVQNILINVTLRFGVIGGVIVNKSAKTAIVSTTVLLTLLAIIYVFLQKNEFISKQTGCSFNLAGYKNVFKFGLFGAPANIVLHFYPLSSQILIKNIIGVGAVGVYSSASIFSAILSTVLGGFTTFWSAYIYAYHTTQKEKIINAHDSVIYFLIVIFAGMIGCRDIIYLLIGSEYQASKYFFSLILLYPILQIAGETTKYGIQLSNKTYIITIIAIVSLFSNIMIGYLMSIRIGLLGIAFGNSFAGLISFLLATIIGQHYYKSISNPRRLIFGCINLCAIAIFGVVIKDTVTTIISMIVCIIIGSIIYRKTVWELLAKISLFLEVRKRKHSKYRIK from the coding sequence ATGAATAAGACTAATACTAGTTTATCTAAAGGAATACTGAGCTATTCTATTTCCACATGGGTTAATTTTTTTTTAGGTTTTTTATCCACTTTTATATTAACTCGAATTCTAGCCCCTGAGGTCTTAGGCTCAGTGAATCTATATAGTAGCAGTGTTACTTCTTTGTTAAGTATTGTGTGTTTTGGCTTGGATTCGAGCTATTTGCGGTTCTATCATTCACCGCCACAAGGAGATATTAAAAGTTATCTTAGGAACTCAATATTGTTCTGTTCAATTGTTGTAGTAATTTTCGGTGGCGTAGTGTTTTCTATTGACCCATTATGGTTCTCTGAATACTTCTTAGGAATCAAGAGTAGTTTATTGAGTGTAAGTATTTTTGTAGCAGTGCTTGATCAAGTTATTCTCAGGTTTCTGAATTTTACATATCGAATGCGTATGGATAGCAAAAAATATAATGTGCAAAATATACTAATTAATGTTACTTTACGCTTTGGTGTAATCGGTGGAGTTATTGTAAATAAATCAGCCAAAACTGCAATAGTTTCAACTACTGTGTTATTGACCCTATTAGCGATTATATATGTATTCTTACAAAAGAATGAATTTATATCAAAACAAACTGGATGCAGTTTTAATCTAGCAGGTTATAAAAATGTTTTTAAATTTGGTTTGTTTGGAGCCCCTGCGAATATTGTACTCCATTTTTATCCATTAAGTTCACAAATTCTTATCAAAAATATTATTGGTGTGGGGGCTGTAGGAGTGTATTCATCTGCATCAATATTTTCTGCAATATTATCAACGGTATTAGGCGGTTTTACTACTTTTTGGTCTGCATATATTTATGCATATCATACCACTCAGAAAGAAAAAATTATTAATGCACATGATAGTGTGATATATTTTCTTATAGTGATATTTGCTGGAATGATTGGTTGTCGAGATATTATATATCTTCTTATTGGTAGTGAATATCAAGCAAGTAAATACTTCTTTTCATTAATACTTCTTTATCCAATACTTCAGATTGCTGGAGAAACTACAAAGTATGGTATACAATTATCTAATAAGACATATATTATTACAATTATTGCTATCGTTTCATTATTCTCAAATATTATGATAGGATACTTGATGTCGATTAGAATTGGACTTCTTGGAATTGCTTTTGGAAATTCGTTTGCAGGCTTAATATCTTTCTTGTTAGCTACAATAATAGGGCAACATTATTATAAATCTATTAGCAATCCACGAAGGCTGATTTTTGGTTGTATCAATTTGTGCGCTATTGCTATTTTTGGTGTTGTTATAAAGGATACTGTTACGACAATTATTTCTATGATAGTTTGTATTATTATTGGATCAATTATTTACCGTAAAACCGTCTGGGAATTACTAGCTAAAATCTCTTTATTTCTTGAAGTGCGTAAGAGAAAACACTCAAAATATCGGATTAAATAA
- a CDS encoding NAD-dependent 4,6-dehydratase LegB, producing MKKIIVTGSDGFIGSHLTETLVREGHVVRAFVLYNSFNTWGWLDSLPSEILSEIEIFQGDIRDPNGVKQAMMGMDEVFHLAALIAIPFSYHSPDTYVDTNIKGTLNVLQAARELSTSRILVTSTSEVYGTAKYVPIDEKHPFQGQSPYSATKIGADRLAESFYRSFELPVSIVRPFNTYGPRQSARAVIPTIITQLLAGKEEIKLGALSPTRDFNYVKDTVQGFIEIAKSEKTIGEEINIATQQEISIGQLADELIKQINPKARIICDEERLRPEKSEVNRLLGSNDKIRKLTHWEPKYSLSEGLAETIEFLRKNLKDYKTDIYNI from the coding sequence ATGAAAAAAATAATAGTTACTGGATCTGATGGTTTCATTGGTAGCCATCTTACAGAAACTCTAGTCAGAGAAGGCCATGTAGTACGCGCTTTTGTGTTATATAATTCATTTAATACTTGGGGATGGCTTGATTCTCTACCTTCAGAGATTCTTTCAGAGATAGAAATCTTTCAGGGAGATATTAGAGATCCCAATGGAGTTAAACAAGCAATGATGGGTATGGATGAAGTATTTCATCTTGCTGCCCTTATTGCTATTCCCTTTAGTTATCATTCTCCTGATACCTATGTTGATACCAACATCAAAGGAACTCTGAATGTTTTGCAGGCGGCTAGAGAGTTGAGTACTTCCAGGATATTGGTAACATCAACCTCTGAGGTGTATGGTACTGCCAAGTATGTTCCTATTGATGAGAAACATCCCTTCCAGGGACAATCACCTTATTCTGCAACAAAGATTGGGGCAGATAGACTTGCTGAATCATTCTATAGGAGTTTTGAACTACCTGTCTCAATAGTTAGGCCGTTCAACACATATGGTCCTAGGCAATCTGCAAGAGCAGTAATTCCTACAATCATTACGCAACTCTTAGCAGGAAAGGAAGAAATCAAGCTTGGAGCATTATCTCCTACTAGAGACTTCAATTATGTAAAAGATACAGTTCAAGGCTTTATTGAGATAGCAAAATCTGAGAAGACTATTGGTGAAGAGATAAACATAGCTACACAACAGGAAATCTCAATCGGACAACTTGCTGATGAATTGATTAAGCAGATCAATCCGAAGGCGAGAATCATCTGTGATGAAGAACGCTTAAGACCAGAGAAAAGTGAAGTCAATCGATTATTGGGTTCAAATGATAAAATTAGGAAACTGACACATTGGGAACCAAAATATTCTCTCTCTGAAGGATTGGCTGAAACTATTGAGTTCCTCAGAAAAAATCTTAAGGATTACAAAACAGATATCTATAATATCTAG
- a CDS encoding surface carbohydrate biosynthesis protein — MDFLIYYEHIAREIETACLLAVELRRRGYTVKITNIYSLRRMYYRPKVIIVPYLYHDNDVFEMSTFLLQRSPKMVNLQFEQIFNQKGISSDFFVPSGLAAHAIQICWGQYSYDRLLKNGISASRLKTTGHPSVDMNSDVFRKTLYSREELSNIYGIKNNTKWHLFISSFSYTTLSKKELISIEKKIGSGKEFYRLSNETKIEYLKWVKEFLKNNKNDSLIYRPHPNEKLSQELIEMKKECPNFYYVGELSIRQWISVCDTITLWISTSIVDAFYANKNCCIVRPIKIPADLEPVLTIGAIFTNTKEDYFYYLKSGKLRYDEFPIKSETIENFYGEKSLCGKIHRRVADVCVDALDDCPLKVVYPKGYKIKRFLLDIFASFCGIIPEKVNLGRYEVFHQKMRKEKKSINTIIMKYTNIFEKTFLYE; from the coding sequence ATGGATTTTTTGATTTATTATGAACATATAGCTCGCGAAATTGAAACAGCATGCCTTTTGGCTGTTGAGCTACGTAGAAGAGGTTATACTGTTAAAATAACAAATATTTACTCATTAAGGCGCATGTACTATAGGCCAAAAGTCATAATTGTTCCATATTTGTATCATGATAATGATGTTTTCGAAATGAGTACGTTTTTATTGCAAAGAAGTCCTAAGATGGTTAATCTCCAGTTTGAACAAATTTTCAATCAAAAGGGAATTAGTTCAGATTTTTTTGTCCCCAGTGGTCTGGCTGCACATGCAATTCAAATTTGTTGGGGTCAATATTCTTATGATAGGTTACTTAAAAATGGCATTTCTGCTTCACGTCTCAAAACTACCGGTCATCCTAGTGTAGATATGAATTCTGATGTTTTTCGGAAAACATTATATAGTCGAGAAGAATTATCTAATATATATGGGATAAAGAATAATACAAAGTGGCATTTGTTTATTTCAAGTTTTTCATATACTACTTTATCCAAAAAAGAACTGATTTCTATAGAAAAGAAAATAGGATCTGGGAAAGAATTTTATAGGCTCTCAAATGAGACCAAAATAGAATATCTGAAATGGGTAAAGGAGTTCCTTAAAAACAACAAAAATGATTCATTAATTTATAGACCTCATCCAAATGAAAAGCTATCCCAGGAATTAATTGAGATGAAAAAGGAATGCCCGAATTTTTATTATGTAGGGGAATTATCTATAAGACAATGGATTTCAGTCTGCGATACCATAACTCTATGGATTAGTACCTCTATAGTTGATGCGTTTTATGCAAATAAGAATTGTTGTATTGTTCGTCCAATAAAGATACCTGCTGACTTAGAACCAGTATTGACAATTGGTGCCATTTTTACGAATACAAAGGAGGATTATTTTTATTATTTAAAATCAGGAAAATTAAGGTATGATGAATTTCCCATTAAGAGCGAAACAATAGAAAATTTTTATGGAGAAAAGTCTTTATGTGGAAAAATACATCGTCGAGTAGCTGATGTATGCGTTGATGCTTTAGATGATTGTCCTCTCAAAGTTGTTTATCCTAAAGGATATAAAATTAAGCGATTCTTACTAGATATTTTCGCCTCTTTTTGTGGGATAATTCCAGAAAAGGTAAATCTTGGTAGATATGAGGTATTCCATCAGAAAATGAGAAAAGAGAAGAAAAGCATTAATACGATTATTATGAAATATACAAATATTTTCGAAAAAACTTTTTTGTATGAATAA
- a CDS encoding transposase, whose translation MKSITEILGGCQMVFGISYDIQEIFEGYVTNEHRTFIQLLQVIEEFLPACDRPGSLLGRKSYDEMAMIRSCLAKQFFNIATVTSLRNRLLSDPALRQICGFSTVPSEATFSRRYASYAQNRLMEQTLGPLVSSYLGGHIVGHISRDSTAIETREKATNTKKEVKPKGKRDRPKKGTEPRDKKQSVLEKQLAQSSEQAIGELNTLCSWGCKRNSQGNNNYWKGYKLHLDGTDSGIPISAIVTGANVHDSQAAIPLERMSSERVTHLYSLMDSAYDAKPIKDFIITSGRIPIIDPNKRRKQQRVLSPAEKQRFKIRSTVERSNAHLKDWLIPSKIMVRGPDKVAHCLMTGVLCLAAIKILQYCILPGLQKTA comes from the coding sequence ATGAAAAGCATAACAGAAATCCTGGGCGGTTGCCAGATGGTATTCGGCATTTCCTACGACATCCAGGAGATTTTCGAGGGATATGTGACCAACGAGCACCGCACATTCATCCAACTGCTGCAAGTGATCGAGGAATTCCTGCCCGCATGCGACCGCCCCGGTAGCCTGCTCGGACGCAAATCGTATGATGAGATGGCGATGATCCGTTCTTGCTTGGCCAAACAATTCTTCAATATTGCCACGGTCACCTCGCTACGCAACCGGTTACTCAGCGATCCTGCGTTGAGGCAAATATGTGGGTTTTCCACCGTTCCCAGCGAAGCCACCTTCAGCAGAAGATACGCCTCCTATGCTCAGAATCGACTCATGGAACAAACTCTCGGTCCATTAGTATCGTCGTATCTGGGTGGGCACATCGTGGGACACATCAGTCGTGACTCAACGGCGATCGAGACACGCGAAAAGGCAACCAATACCAAGAAGGAAGTGAAGCCCAAGGGCAAACGTGACAGACCGAAGAAAGGTACTGAACCGAGGGATAAGAAACAATCCGTTCTGGAGAAGCAACTTGCACAGTCATCCGAACAGGCGATCGGTGAGCTGAACACCTTGTGCAGCTGGGGATGCAAGCGAAACAGCCAGGGCAACAACAATTATTGGAAGGGCTACAAGCTGCATCTGGATGGTACTGACAGCGGCATTCCCATCAGTGCCATCGTCACCGGTGCGAATGTTCATGACAGCCAAGCGGCCATTCCCTTGGAGCGGATGTCCAGTGAACGGGTTACCCATCTGTATTCACTGATGGATAGTGCCTATGATGCGAAACCCATCAAGGATTTCATCATCACAAGTGGCAGGATCCCCATCATCGATCCGAACAAGCGGCGCAAGCAGCAACGCGTTCTCTCTCCCGCTGAGAAGCAACGCTTCAAGATACGCTCCACCGTCGAACGGTCCAATGCCCATCTGAAGGATTGGCTGATCCCCTCGAAGATCATGGTACGGGGACCTGATAAGGTAGCCCATTGCCTGATGACCGGTGTGTTGTGTCTTGCGGCGATCAAGATACTGCAGTATTGCATCCTTCCAGGCTTACAGAAGACAGCGTAG
- a CDS encoding LegC family aminotransferase → MSESFIPLSVPNLKGNELAYVSKAVETEWVSTGGPYVNDFESAVAEYVHAPGAVSCQNGTSGIHTALLLTGVTSEDIVLVPTLTFIAAVNPVKYVGAEPIFMDCDDSLCLDAEKLEEFCETQCSMVAGKLIDTATGKHVTALIVVHVFGNMANLKKILAIAKTYNIKVIEDATEAIGTYFLDGPFQGRYAGTLGYMGIFSFNGNKIITTGGGGMMVSNDTNLLAHAKHLTTQAKSDVVNFFHDEIGYNYRLTNLQAALGLAQMEQIETFIDTKKTNYLYYKEKIEAINHVRLLPFRSDIRPNYWFYSLYLEDDFPLSRDQVIAEFNKCNIQTRPIWGLIHEQKPYLGSRAFNIAKANTYQEHIVNVPCSSNLTKQEIDRVVECLQRMV, encoded by the coding sequence ATGTCAGAATCTTTTATCCCTCTATCAGTCCCCAATCTTAAAGGCAATGAGCTTGCCTATGTCTCAAAAGCTGTTGAAACCGAATGGGTTTCAACAGGTGGGCCCTATGTCAATGACTTTGAGAGTGCTGTAGCCGAATATGTACATGCTCCAGGCGCTGTCTCCTGTCAGAATGGTACATCAGGGATTCATACAGCACTGCTTCTTACAGGAGTCACTTCAGAGGACATTGTACTGGTACCAACTCTTACTTTTATTGCAGCAGTAAACCCTGTGAAGTATGTAGGTGCTGAGCCAATATTCATGGACTGTGATGATTCATTATGTTTGGACGCTGAAAAACTAGAAGAATTCTGTGAAACACAATGTTCCATGGTAGCAGGTAAACTCATAGATACTGCTACAGGAAAACATGTAACGGCACTTATTGTTGTCCATGTGTTTGGGAATATGGCGAATCTCAAGAAAATTCTTGCTATTGCTAAAACCTATAACATAAAGGTAATTGAGGATGCAACAGAGGCCATCGGAACATATTTTCTCGATGGGCCTTTCCAGGGACGATATGCAGGTACATTGGGATATATGGGTATATTCTCCTTCAATGGGAACAAGATAATCACTACAGGTGGAGGGGGAATGATGGTGTCAAATGATACTAATCTACTCGCACACGCAAAGCATCTTACCACGCAAGCCAAGAGTGATGTAGTAAACTTTTTTCATGATGAAATTGGATATAATTACAGATTAACGAATCTACAGGCTGCTTTAGGTCTTGCACAAATGGAACAGATCGAAACGTTTATTGATACTAAGAAAACGAATTATCTATATTACAAAGAGAAGATTGAAGCAATTAACCATGTGCGATTGCTTCCTTTTAGGTCAGATATTCGACCGAACTACTGGTTTTACTCACTTTACCTTGAAGATGATTTCCCTTTATCAAGAGATCAGGTTATCGCTGAGTTTAACAAATGCAATATCCAGACGAGACCAATTTGGGGTCTGATCCATGAGCAAAAACCATATTTGGGAAGTAGAGCATTTAATATAGCGAAAGCAAACACGTATCAGGAGCATATTGTCAATGTTCCTTGTAGCTCCAATTTGACGAAGCAAGAAATCGATCGAGTAGTAGAATGTTTACAAAGGATGGTTTGA
- a CDS encoding glycosyltransferase — MEKKTNKVFFSIIIPIYNTQEHLEKCIDSCVNQSFNIESYEIILINDGSTDKSQIAIDKYVQEYENIQCIIQENQGLSQTRNNGIEIARGQYIWFVDSDDWVESYSLEKLYKICINNHPDIIAFGAKNFVADMITRERPITIKGKKMYSGVDLIEMNTFQTCSTFYLYSRDFLKRNDLNFYPDIYHEDAEFIPRALFEAESVYLLDQNLYCVNEREGSITRSYIPKKSEDLLIVADNLIEFFYKKNSVTPRLLASMNARITTALNSSLHNSNCNVEDLTSIISKISGNKMYIHCFLGSRSFKHKVEGVLLNFPKLFMCVYSMLIANAK, encoded by the coding sequence ATGGAAAAAAAAACGAATAAAGTATTCTTTTCAATCATAATTCCTATTTATAATACTCAAGAGCATCTTGAGAAATGTATAGATTCTTGTGTAAATCAATCGTTTAACATAGAAAGTTATGAAATTATACTAATAAATGATGGGTCTACAGATAAGAGTCAGATAGCTATTGATAAATATGTTCAAGAATATGAGAACATCCAATGTATTATACAAGAAAACCAAGGGCTAAGTCAGACAAGGAATAATGGTATAGAGATAGCACGTGGTCAATATATCTGGTTTGTAGATTCTGATGATTGGGTTGAAAGTTATAGTTTAGAAAAATTGTATAAGATTTGTATTAATAATCATCCAGATATTATTGCGTTTGGAGCTAAAAATTTTGTTGCAGATATGATTACTCGAGAAAGACCAATTACTATTAAGGGTAAGAAGATGTATTCAGGAGTAGACCTTATTGAGATGAATACCTTTCAGACATGTTCAACGTTTTATCTTTATTCAAGAGATTTTTTGAAAAGAAATGATCTAAATTTTTATCCAGATATCTATCATGAAGATGCAGAATTCATTCCTCGTGCACTGTTTGAAGCTGAATCTGTATATCTGTTAGATCAAAATTTATATTGTGTGAATGAACGTGAAGGCTCAATTACACGTTCTTATATCCCTAAGAAAAGTGAAGATTTATTAATAGTTGCAGATAATTTGATAGAATTTTTTTATAAAAAAAATTCCGTGACTCCTAGATTGCTGGCAAGTATGAATGCCCGAATCACTACGGCGTTAAATTCCTCTTTGCACAATAGCAATTGTAATGTAGAAGATTTAACTTCTATAATAAGTAAGATTTCTGGAAACAAAATGTATATACATTGTTTTCTTGGGTCTCGATCTTTCAAACATAAAGTTGAGGGAGTGCTGTTAAATTTCCCAAAGTTATTTATGTGCGTATATTCAATGTTGATTGCTAATGCTAAGTAA
- a CDS encoding O-antigen ligase family protein: MIETTKIKSGHHSSIGAYVFDVRSKKVGLGFAPTLIALIVASVIFVTKYYFESDLIILSLIIISFLFVLTRNITIIQFCLVFLPFNTSTAAFGNSVMLYCLLFSLLYTILKYGVFSISKVHLDFSFWLMLFLVLISVKNIVVYTSFRDLTFMISIIMIGIIIKNNIRYNTLVNEFIPYGIVIIAFGILQLFTGNGVGIRYAGNALKTQLSGTYEPNYYSLYLNTFLAVILFSKASMKFFFKAFLIIISSLLVLLVRSNTGILTLLSIYTIKILSDFSNKDQTKLIKLLSVLVFGMIGLLVVPDIGISIINNSRLVQTILGFLNTGDVNTFTTGRAGIWSQYFQSFNQQSLIDKLFGSSLTIFRDKYGIIAYTHNFWVDVLVETGIIGFVFYFVSLVIIYYRYFKNKRKELSQFFGLAILLIFILYSLTLSLYSERTTWTMAILLLYQSRRKTSHNMMHV, from the coding sequence ATGATAGAAACTACTAAAATAAAAAGTGGACACCATTCATCTATTGGTGCATATGTGTTTGATGTAAGAAGCAAGAAGGTAGGCTTGGGTTTTGCCCCCACTTTAATTGCCTTAATCGTTGCCAGTGTTATTTTTGTTACAAAATACTATTTTGAGAGTGACTTAATTATATTAAGTTTGATTATTATAAGTTTCCTATTTGTTCTAACAAGAAATATAACAATAATACAGTTTTGTTTGGTGTTTCTTCCATTTAATACTAGTACAGCAGCATTTGGAAATTCTGTTATGTTGTATTGTCTTCTGTTTAGCTTATTATATACCATATTAAAATATGGAGTATTCTCTATCTCAAAAGTGCATTTAGATTTTTCCTTTTGGCTCATGTTGTTTCTAGTTCTGATAAGTGTTAAGAATATTGTTGTATATACTTCATTTCGCGATTTGACATTTATGATTTCTATTATAATGATTGGAATAATTATTAAGAATAATATAAGGTATAATACACTTGTGAATGAATTCATCCCCTACGGTATTGTAATTATAGCTTTTGGAATACTTCAATTGTTTACTGGGAATGGTGTTGGTATAAGATATGCGGGTAATGCTCTTAAAACACAACTGAGTGGTACATATGAACCGAATTATTATTCACTCTATCTAAATACTTTCTTGGCTGTGATACTTTTTTCTAAAGCTAGTATGAAATTTTTCTTTAAAGCATTTTTAATCATTATCTCTTCTTTACTAGTTCTATTGGTACGTAGTAATACAGGAATACTTACTCTGCTGAGCATCTATACAATAAAAATTTTGTCTGATTTTTCGAATAAGGATCAAACCAAACTAATTAAGCTTCTAAGTGTTTTGGTTTTTGGTATGATAGGATTGTTGGTAGTACCTGATATAGGTATTTCCATAATAAACAACTCAAGGCTTGTTCAGACAATATTGGGATTTTTAAATACTGGTGATGTAAATACGTTCACAACTGGTCGGGCAGGAATATGGTCGCAATATTTTCAGAGTTTCAATCAACAATCTCTTATAGATAAATTATTTGGATCATCGCTTACAATATTTCGTGATAAATACGGAATAATTGCTTACACCCATAACTTCTGGGTGGATGTGCTTGTTGAGACAGGAATAATTGGGTTTGTTTTTTACTTTGTTTCATTAGTGATTATATATTACAGATATTTTAAGAATAAAAGAAAAGAATTGTCCCAGTTTTTTGGGTTAGCAATTTTACTAATCTTTATCTTATATTCATTGACTCTTAGCCTTTATTCCGAAAGGACTACCTGGACAATGGCTATCCTTCTATTATATCAATCGCGTCGTAAAACGTCACACAATATGATGCATGTATAA